AGGATGAAAGGGAAGGAACTAAGAGGGTGGGTATTTGTCAGCGAGGACGCAATTCAAACTAAGAAAGAGCTCGAGTATTGGGTAGGACTCGCCCTAGATTTCAACAGGAGGGCGAAGTCATCGAAGAAAAAGGGCTAAGGGCTGTTGGGCAAACTTACTCCAACCTGCTAATCTCAAGATACGGCGAACCACAAACGGATCGAGGATCCCGGCAGCCGCAAGATCAAGGATGATCTGCTGGTGACATTACAAAGTGTAACGGGTAGAGTCATGGCCATGCGCCCGATGATATTGACAATTGCGGGCGAACAAGATACATTTTTGCAAGCATAGGGATGCGGGAAAGTGAAACTGGATGTAATCAAAGCTAGTTTGTTATCTCCACGATAAGTAGGATCCGCATTTATGTGGATGAAGAATCGTCAGGGAAAATAGATAGTCCATTTGGTTGCGTTTAGCAGACAAAAAGAAAATAACCGCCATATGGCGTATTTCATCCTATACGGGCAGCATAAACGACATATGACGTGATTGCAGTAGTTAGGCGCCATTTTTAAAAAGGAGGTTGAAGTATGAAAAGGTATTGGATGCTTCTTTGCTCTCTGCTGTTTGTCGCTTGCACTACCACGGGTCCGTCATCGAATCTTTCAATTCAGTCAGGGACCTACACTGGCACTTTCTCTATCACGAATTATGTGGGAACTGATAGTGCCTCAACGCAACAAACCCAAGCAACTTTTGCTTTCTCAGATACTGGATGGTACACTTGCGGAGGTGGACTCGTCCCGACAGGCGGAGGGAAGTACAATGTCACTGGCGACTCATTGTATTTGCAAGATATGGTGGCCCACCTTGCTATCTTTGACTGGACACTTATACTTAATGGATCGTTTCACGGGGCAGTGGATGGAAACAAGTTGACTCTAACACAAGACGACAAAGCTTACCATCGCTACCGGAATATTGTGATCACTCGTCAATGAAAGGAGTTTAGAAAACGGCGGGTAATAACGGGAATCAACGACGCTCGATGATTGTGTATCATGGTGCTCGCCCGCCTTCCGCAAGTCCCGCCTTGCGGGACGGCGGACAGGCTCCACGCCGCGCACATTCCAGGAAGAAGGTGCGGGGCTCGGCGTGAATCCCGCAAACGTTATGCGCAAGCGGCACGCTCGGATTTTCCGAATGCCCTTGCCCAAAACCCGTTTGGCCGTAGGACTTTAGATGAATCGCACAAATCACAGGTATGAGCGGGCACTTTTGCGTAACCTGCATGAGCTTCTCCGTTGTCTTTCATACCGCAACGCATATAACAGCCTCTGTGAAGCTGCCCCCGTTACCGATTGGTCATTCTTCTCGTATGCATCGCTGGCCCTGTACAATGGTATGTTTGACCACGCGATGAAGGTTCTAGACAAACACAAGGACTCAGCTTCGTTCTTCTACCTTTATAAATGCAACCCAACTCTTATCCAAACCGAGCTTGACAAGGTGGGCCTTAGGTATGAGGATGCTGAGGCTCTTTCAACCAAACTCAAGGCAATACGAGATAAAGACCAATTTCATATTGATAGGAAAGCCCTCTTCAATCCAAAAGCTGTGTGGGCCGACGCGAACATAACGGGCGATTCCTTCAACGTCGTGATGGACAAGCTCTGGACTGCGCTGAATTCTCTTTACGAAAGTCATCATGAACGCAAGTTTGGACAACCGGTTTACTCTGGCGAAGATGTTAAATCAATCATCGATGCAGTCAAATCAAAAGGAATAATAGTGTGATCTTCAAGATTATCTCGCGGCTGTTCTGACAATGGATAGTCAGGGAGTCAGCAATTAGTCGAGGACAGAGGTTAATTTAATCGGAGCTTGCATGTCTAACTTATTATCTAGATTGAATGGTTGGCAGAGGCTTTGGTTTGTCTTTACTATCATTTGTTTTATTCTGACCACAATCTTTGTCGTGGTTGGACAGAGGAAAACCAACGCTGTGGAAGATGAAGCTATTATAACGAAGCTCAATGCAGATGAGGTCAAGAAATTCCGAATTACTTTTCTTTCCAGTAGTGACACATCACATAAGGAGCCATGGACGAAATATCAGGCTCAGGAAAAAATCTTTGTGAAAGAAATGAATCCATTTGACCAGTTTGTCGGACGATCTAACAGTAAAAAGACAGCAAATGAATTTGACCCCGACGCTTATTTACAGAAGTTACGTCTTGCCGTTATCGATACGGTTGAATTTCCCAATGATATGAGTAACAATGACGTCCAAGACTTTATTAGGAAATACGATAATCTGGATACCATTCGTATTCGTGCCGCAGGTTTAATTGTGGAGCGAAACAGAAAGCAAGTCACACAAGCGAGAAATGAAAATAACAAAGGCAGGCAATCGAATGTCAGGTTGATACTGTACGGATACGTTGCCTGGCTCAGCTTTGTCGTGTCGATCTATCTACTCGGTTATGGAATAGGTTGGATTTATCATGGCTTCAAGAAAAGTTGACGGAGTCACGCAACACAACGAACGCCTAACAAACGGGACAAAGACGCCGACCTGCGTCGCGATGGAGAGCATTGCGACTTCGGTCGACAAGCTCCCCGACAAAGAGCATGTCCCGTCCAAATTATTTATATGTCGGGATGCCGTGAAGCGGCATCGGGTCAGGCTCAAATGGAATCCCGCTTCCCCGAAGGGGTCCTTCGGGCATGGCGCGGACATTTTATGAAGAAGGAGCGCGCCACGACTCTTTTCTCTTGGACGCTATGCGCAATTTTACTCAGCACAGCGAAGCTTTATGAAGAAACTGCAACGATTCATCAATTCTGAGGCAGTGAACCGCCTCGCTAGCATTGCAACGTTACTGGCGTTTCTGCTAAGTATTCTCAGTTACCTGATCGCAAAATTACCAGTTCCCTCATATCTTCATCAGCTAAGTATTTTCCTTCAACAGTATATAAACACGATATACTCGTTGTTTATTCTCTTTGCATTGCTTTACCTGTACTTAGTTTATCGCAGACTGAAGCGGCGCCTTACCATTGGCTTTCGGGATAATTTCAAAGGGAACCCTCATCGCAACTGGGAATACAAGGGTGAATGGACGGTTCAAGACGAGGACACACTCTGTGTTCGTGCATCCGACGAAGGTGGAATTACGAAAGTTGGGGCGCTTTGGGAAAACTATGATTTTTCTTTCCAAGCTAAGATTGTAAATAAATGTTCGGGATGGATTGTGCGGGCTCAAGATCTTAACAGTTATGTAATGATACAGTGTCAAAGAGATATACTCGTCCCACATCAAAAGCTGGTACAGCCTCTTTTTCAGCAGGCTCCGAATCCGCAACCTCAAGGAAGTCCTGCTTTCGTAATCACTAGTTACCAGGTTGGCTGGAGGGTCCTTCCAACCGTAACTCACAATCTTCATCTTGATGACTGGTTCAATGTAAAGGTGAGGGTACGTGGATCATCCATTGAGGTTTACATCAATGGCTCGCTGGTCTTCCATGAGGACAACTTCACAACAAACCCAATGGGTAGAGTCGGCTTTCGATGCTTTGGTGATGAAGAATCACACTTCAAAAATGTTAGAGTGGAGCTTATCGATTGACCGTGAAACTGAGCCTAACAACGCGAATCATCGACTCTCGATTATTGTTTAGCATGGTTCTCGCCCGCCTTCCGCAAATCCCGCCTTGCGGGACGGCGGACAGGCTTCATGGCGCGCACATTATGTACCCCATGGAGCGCGCCACGACTTTGTCCGGCAACACGTTAGGCGCCACGCACCCTCATCATAATTCAATCATCAATCGAGTTCGACCATGAGCACAACACGAAAAGCTATCCCCCTTGCAACGAGACGCCTTGTCCTTCATGAATCAGGCTATCGATGTGCCGTGCCAGTTTGCCGGACGATCCTCACACTCGAGATCCATCATCTCGAGTACGTCTCTGAACGGGGCTCTAATGACGCCTCAAACTTGTTGCCCCTTTGTCCGAATTGTCATGCGCTCGAGCAGCAAGGTGTCATTTCCAAGGACTCTCTCCGATCTTGGAAGATGCTCCTTCTTAGTTTGAATGAAGCGTTCGATAAGCGTTCACTCGATTTTCTTCTTGCTCTTGACAAAATCGAAGATGGGTTGTTTGTTTCCGGTGAAGGCGTCCTGACGTGCTCATCACTAGTCGCTTCAGATATGATAACCGTGGAGCAAATCGTTCAGGAGGGTATTCGCGAACTCGACGTGACCTATCATATCTCATTTACAGCGAAGGGACGCTCTTTCGTCAAGGCTTGGAAAGCAGGCGACCAGAATGCAGCTGTATCGAGGACAACTTGATGATCTGGTGGCTCTCGCAAGGGTTGTGGGCTGTGCGGCGCCTAACAAACGGCAACACGGCGCTCGCACGCTGGATAGGCGAAGTTGAAACAAGATTTGGCTAAATGTAAAGTGCTCGCTCCATTGCTCGCCGCCACGAAATTAGATCACTCATAGTGGCGGCTCGCAGCGGCGTGTTGCCTAAACGTTGGGCGACACTGTTTTGCTATCTGTTTTCGACCATTGAGTTGATGGAGCATCTCACTATCGTTAAGAGCAATGGACAACGATAACACTAGACAGAAGATTCATGAGGTTGCAATGGATCCGCCACTAGTGGAGAGCAGCAATGCTTACCGGCCTGACGACAACCTCACACTAAGCGCCCTTGGCATCGGCGCTTTCATATTTGCGGATCTGGTGCATGAAGTGATTGGACACGGCGGTGCGTGCTTGGCAAGTGGAGGAACCATAACACTTTTAACTTCTGTCTACTTCCGCTGCAATCTAAATAGCAAGATTATTGATGCCGCTGGTCCTCTGGCAAATCTCTTGTTTGGCGGTCTTTTCTGGGCGATTCCTCGCTTTTGGAAAAACATTTCGATACACACACGTGTGTTTGTAGCGTCCACTATGAGCTTCAACTTCTTTTGGGGATCGGGTTATCTCATATATTCCGGCATCACTAATATTGGGGATTGGGCATATGTGGTTGAAGGCTTGCAGCCGGTTTGGTTTTGGAGATTCCTCCTATTGCTTCTCGGTGTTACACTATATTACTTGTCGATGCGCGCCCTCGCAAACGGCTTATGGACACTCGTCGCCGTCAGTGAAGGAGAGAAATCTCGCAGGATAAGAGTGATTTTTATGATCCCTTACGTTGCAGCTGGACTGGCGGAATGTCTTGCTGCATCTTTCGATCGTCAGGGGTCTCTTTTAGCTATAAAAGATGGAGCGCTTGAAACCTTCTGTGCTTCTATAGGATTCTTGATCGTTGCACGTCGGCTTGCTCAACGAAAAACAAAGGATCAATTCAAGTACACCCCAGTCACACGAAAGCTTAGTTGGGTGGTCTTTGTAGCATTGTTGTTAGTCGCGTTCATTGTGACAATGGGGCGCGGGATGAGGTTTTGATGAATCTGGCCTGGCAACAATTCGATGTGCCAATCGAGAATTATTCGCGACTGAAATCGCAAAACAACGGACGCATACCATGCGGGACAAAGACGCCGACCTGCGTCACCATGGAGAGCATCGCGACTTCGGTCGACAAGCTCCCGACCAAGAGCATGTCCCGTCCAAATTATTTATATGTCGGGATGCCGTGAAGCGGCCTCGGGGCAGGCTTGCGTGCCGAAGGG
The window above is part of the Candidatus Kryptoniota bacterium genome. Proteins encoded here:
- a CDS encoding family 16 glycoside hydrolase, with translation MKKLQRFINSEAVNRLASIATLLAFLLSILSYLIAKLPVPSYLHQLSIFLQQYINTIYSLFILFALLYLYLVYRRLKRRLTIGFRDNFKGNPHRNWEYKGEWTVQDEDTLCVRASDEGGITKVGALWENYDFSFQAKIVNKCSGWIVRAQDLNSYVMIQCQRDILVPHQKLVQPLFQQAPNPQPQGSPAFVITSYQVGWRVLPTVTHNLHLDDWFNVKVRVRGSSIEVYINGSLVFHEDNFTTNPMGRVGFRCFGDEESHFKNVRVELID
- a CDS encoding HNH endonuclease signature motif containing protein produces the protein MSTTRKAIPLATRRLVLHESGYRCAVPVCRTILTLEIHHLEYVSERGSNDASNLLPLCPNCHALEQQGVISKDSLRSWKMLLLSLNEAFDKRSLDFLLALDKIEDGLFVSGEGVLTCSSLVASDMITVEQIVQEGIRELDVTYHISFTAKGRSFVKAWKAGDQNAAVSRTT